AATCTTTGAACTCCTTGCCCTGGACAAACTCGGGGGTGGAGCAGGTGGGCTGCTGCTTGTTGAAGTTCAACCTCCATCGCCGCCGGAAAACCCAGAGCAGCCGACAGTCGCAGGCTAAGGGGTTGTTGTCGAGGATGAGCGTCTCTAGGTTCCCCACCGAATGGAAGGCTGACTCCTCCAGGGTGGTCAGCAAATTCCCCGACACGTTCAGGATGCGCAGGTAATTGAGGCCGCGGAAGGCAAAGGGCTCGACCATGGTGAGCTGACCTCCCACCAGCTGAATCTCCTGCAGCCTGAGCAGGTCATGGAGCATGGAGCCCTCAATGGTGACGATGGGGTTGTAGGACAGATTCAGGAACCGGAGGTAAACTAAGTGCCTCACTGACACATACGGGATGGACGTCAGGTTGCAGTGGGTGATGGACAAGGAGGTCAGGTTCAGCCCATAGAGGCAGTTGGATGTCATGGTATCCAGGTAGGGCCAGTGTGAGATCTCAAGGACCTTGAGCCTGTATAACCTCTTGAACGAGTAATCCCGGATGGCGTTGATGTTCAGGTGGCGCAGCCGCAGCACAATCAAGCCATGCAGGTGAGACAGGGCCTCCGTGGGGATGGAGGTCAGGTTGCATTTCTCAAGGGTCAGCTGCTCCAGGCTGTTGAGGCCGCTGAAGGCCCGGTGGGAGATGTAGACAAGGTCGTTGTCCCCGACCTCCAAAGACTTCAGGTTGTACAAGTCCTGGAACATGTAATCTAGGAGGATCACAATTTTGTTCTCACTAATATCTAGCTTGGTAAGGTTGCTGAGTCCAGTAAACACCCCCAAAGGGATCAGCTTGAGTCTGTTACTCCTGAGCCCCAGTGTCCTGAGGTTGAAGAGGTTGTTGAAAGCCCCAGGTTCAATGGCACTGATAATGTTCTCATttagctccagctcctccaggtgAGGGTAGTTGGCAAATTCATCCTGGTTGAGCGTCTTGATGCGGTTCTTGCCCAAGTCCAGCAGCCTGGTCTCAGTCGGGATCCCCTCTGGGACGACCATGAATCGCTTCCGGTGACACAGCACGGAGCGCTCCTGGGCAGAGCACTCGCAGCGCGGCGGGCAGCCCGTGGCGGAGCCGGACAGGATGGATCCCAGCATCAGGAGGAGAATAGGCTGCCAGCAGGCCAGGATTGGGCTGCGCATACTCGCCTCCCCCGCTATCATCCTATCTCTCACCTGCAGGTAACACGGTgcgggagggggagagaaaacaAAGGAGGACATGAGCGACCGACAGGCACAACCATGGCACGAGGCACTCTGCCGCGAGCATGCCGCTAGGTTTACTGTCCTGGCAGAGCTGACATTAACACACAGTGGGCAAGATCGGACCTCTCTAGGCACTTAACCCCAATATTTCAATACACACAGCAAACACTCCCCACCACAGGACATGCACAGGTTCGTGTGTGGTCTGTACGCTGTGGGGAGGCCTTTGGAGAAGAGATGACTGCTTGGCCCGGCACAGAGCATCAGCTCACGCTTTGGCTCAGCCCTCCTAGCTGTTTGCAGGGCTTGGGCTCATCCACCTTTTCCAGGCTCACCTGGTCACTGAGCAAAGGAAGGGGCCTGGTTAACAGGGGACCATCCCTGAGCTGTGGGACTGCTGTCCCCTGGCTTCCCCACTGGTTTGGAGGACTTCAACCCTGCAAACAGAAGGGGACTAAATGGTCCATGTCACCCTTCGCCAGCaggtgggagctgctgctcttgGTTATTGAATGTGCCTTGAGATGGGCCATGGGCATAGCAGGGGGCCAGCTCTGCCTCATTTAGACTGACAGGGGCCTGCCAGGAAAACTGAGGCATCAAGACATGTGGTTCAATGGTTGAATCAAGAATAAAAGCTGTGTTTGGGGGCAGAGCGATGAGCTTTGCTGACAGGGGTGGAACAGGGGCCCTTCGCCCAGCGCTCTCCCGGGTCTTGGTGTCACAGGCCGGCTGCACGCTCCCTTTCTGTCCCCCAAAACATTTGAGGGCTACAGATGACCCAGGCGAACACCGTGGACCCCTTCGGAGAGGGAGGCCAACCTCCTCTGCCTGCGTGAGGAGGCCAAAGGCACAGCGTGGGGAGCTGGGATGAGGAGCTCCTCGTTTGCCAGCAGAAATCCAGCCTTTTGGCTAaaactctgtctcctcctcccctccatgCCCCAATTTTTGACTTGGTGATTGAACGTGCTCAGATTTGAGTGAAAAGCCTTGAGGAAGCTGTGTCAGACAGAGCGCGCTTCCTcggcttcttaaaaaaaaccaccactaAACACATCTATCTACATCCTATTTTAAGCTCTTGAAATTATTCAGTTCCCTGTAGATGGAGCCTGAATATAAAGGCTGCTTTGCAAATGCAGAGGAGCGGACTGCGGGACCGGCCTGGCGGACAGACCGAGGAGGCTGCGGAGCCCCTGCCCGGCTCGGCCGGCAGCGGGTGCTGCTGAGCGGGAGGCAGCAGCCaccggctccgcggggccggggctcttCCTCCGCGCGCTCGTGCCAGGCGGCCCCCAGCATCCCCGGCTCGGGAGCATCTGGGTTTCGGCGCCTGCCCCATGGTTCCCAGTCGTACAGGCACCTGGACTCGCGCGTGCCGCGTGCCAGGCCCTCTCAGCCGGCGCTGGCGTTGGGGAGCAGAGCCGCGAGCCGcttgggagctgctgggaaggatcCCTGGGGGGCTGTGACCTCcgaggaaaaaaagtaagaaaatacgGCAGCCGCCATCTCTTTGCTTCTGGGATCCCCAGCAAAAGCATTTGACAAGCTCTCGTCCCCTTCTGCTTTTTGTGGCCTCTCGTTGCAGAGCGGGGAAGACCATGGGCAGCTACAGCGTCCAGAAGAAACCCCAAGCCCCGGCTTGGACATTCACCCTCAACGGCACAGTCTGCAAAGCAGCGGGGACCGGGCGGGCGGACGGGAGAGCGCAGAGCTGGCCCTGCCCAGCAGGTGCCGGGGAGCCGCTGGCCGCGGTCCGGGAGCCCCGCCGGGCacgcggagccgccggccgcggcgggcgagcgCAGCCTgggagcggagccgccgccggctctATGAAGTTATTCACGGCGAGTTATGGCCTGGCGAAGGCCGCTTGTGCCTCCGGACCATAAACAACCCCATCACAGCGGCAAGCGGACGCAAAAGCTCCTGTCACGCTGCTtctgttgcatttattttctgtggtGTTCGAGCTGTTACGAGGGATCAAATCATATTAATATTGCATATTGGATGTATAGCTGCTCCGGACTGTGTTTATATCTATTGTAATGTGTACGCTCTGCATTGCTTCCACTAATGCTATTTATGGCTATCGCTGAATATACTCAATACATTACTTTCATTGGTTCAGTTTATATCCATCATTATATATCCTGTGCATTACTTTCCCTGCTCTAGCACTATTTATGGGTCTGTTACAGATTTTCTGTATTACTTTCATTGCTTCTGTTTATATTCCTCATTTCATATAGATATGTGGCCCAAGTATAAATTTTGTTCcaaaaaaattattcaaaaaaattttttttgcaaggCGCAAGGATGAAAGATGAGGTACTGGCCATAAAAACATCCTCCGCCACCACCTCCGCAACCGCGAGGCCTCGGCACCGCGCGGCCCTGGGGCCTGGCTCGCTCGGGTGTGAGCTGCGGGCGTCCCACAGAAACCCTCCGGCGGTTTCATCCCGGTTCCCCGTCCGTCTCCAGCGGCCTTTCCCGCGCACCCCCGCGGCAGGGCTGCGCGCTGCGGGGGGCCCAGGGGCGGCGCTTTTGGGGCGATTCCTGCGCGTCTCGGCCAGCAGACGGGTCCCTCTCGGTGGACGTGATCCAGCACCCCTGAGTCCGGCAGAAACGTTTCCAGTGGCTTCGCCTGGGCCCGGGCCAGGCTGCAACGAGCCGTGCGCCGGGTATTTACAATCCGTCACCTCCCGCGTTGTCGCCTGGGTACTGCCGACCGcgctgggcagcacgggaaatgcCGGCTGGCCTGCGGCTCCCGGTGTGGCGCTTCCCAGCTGGGCTCTCATGGGCCCGCCAGGGTCCCGGCGCTGGAGACGTGGCAGATGCgaaggcctcctcctcctcctcctgctcctgctcctgctcctgctcctgctcctgccctgctgcgCAGGTGGTGCTCCTGTGCCCAGACCCGCTTGCAAACACACGCTGGCTCCGAGCAGCCTCCCTTGGCCAGTATTTCTCAGAAAGCAATTCCCACTCCTCACGGCCATGCTGAGAAAGCCATCAAAGCAAGCAAAACACCGCATGCAAAACAAAATGTGGTCTAAGGGGCTTAATTATCCCAGACTGAAAAGCCTTCAGCTCATTAGACTGACAGGCAGCAGCCTTATTTGGATGTGCTCTTTgcggaaacgtcccactctgccCCTGCGTGCGACTACGCGCCAGTGCCGATGGGCGCGGGATGGGCGCCGAGGGCCAAGTCCTGCCCGGCGCCTCCCTGTGCACGCTCCCGCGTCAGCCTGGGCCTCCGCAGGGCCAAATCCTGCCTCTGCGCCAGCAGCGAGGGCATTGCACCTGCAGTAAATCTGGCCCTGTGCTGCCATGTGGCCTTGCAAGAGCCCTGTCCTAGTCTCGCCTGCCGTTCTGTTTTTCCCAGCTTTCTATTCCCGGGAAAGCCTGCGGCAGCACACTCAAGTCCAGCCCGCTGTCGGACAGACCCCAGCGAGGGGCTAGACCGCAGCCGGCATAAATCAGCGTAGCTCCGGGTCCGCTCCGGCTGATTTACATCAGCTCAGGAACGGGTCCTAAGTCTCGCAGCACGATGGTCCGTCTGGTTAGGTCTAAGTATATGCGGCACGCCAGAGTTGCTACATCTGCCAGCCTGGGCCTGCGAGCGACTGCACGGCCTTGGCCGTGAGAAACAACGGCCAAACCTGCGTGCAGAAACGAAGGCTTCGTTGGCCAAGAGGTAAACGATAAGCCAACAGATGATAAATGAACAACGCAAAATCTGCATGTCATTAGAGCCCAGACAAGCCCACTTGCATAGAATTAAAGTCTAGACACGCCTCACGTGTTATTAGGTCTCAGCTAAATTTAAATCCACAATAAATACAATCCCTGACAAAAACATCAGTAATCTTAATAGCCAGAGTCACATAAGAGCTTTGAGAGAAAGACAATGAATAAGCTGAAAATTCAGGGCTAAGATGAGCTTTAAATCACGTCTGTTTCCCATTTACCTCTGGACACTTCAGAGAGGAACAGATATGCCTCAAGGTGCAGTGGCTATCAAGAGGCGCCCTTCCAAAAATGACTGAAATCATGATCCGAGGTCAACAACCAAACCCCAGTTTTGGCAACTATTACACATGTCCCCACCATGGCTGGATTTCCTTAGCGTCAGCAAACCATCTCAGCCCCCAGTTGCAGATGTCCATGTGTTGGTCCTTCTGCTGCAAGAAGCCACCACGTTTTGGCAGGACATGGGCTTGTCCCTGCCAGCTGGGCCAGAcggggctgcaggcagcgcccAAGCGGGCTTGGGCACCTTCATTAGGGCAATCTTAGGGAAAGGGCTTGGTGTCCCCAGGCCAGAGAAGCCGGTGGCTGCTCTGGGGGACTTGGAGCCTGTAGGAAGCTGGGAGGTGGCGGAGACAAAGTGCCACTGGGGGCTTTGCAACATTCGATGCCTCCCAAATTTGCTCCAAAAGGGACCATGAAACCTGCCCGACACTTGATTGCCCAAGTGCCTCCAGGTGCCCCAGCGTGTGCTGCCCGCCAGGATCAGGCCAGGTGGCTGAGTTGCCCAGGCCGGGCACCGGGAGGGAGAGATGTGGCCCTAACATGGCTCTCatttgttacattaaaaaaaaaaaggacagatgagaaaggagcagctgctggATTTACTGATGTTAGACAAAGATGACAGTGtgaaccaacaaaaaaaacctcatgcCCACAGACACGGCATTGAGTGCCCCCATCCTCTCCAGCCTGCCGCCTCGGTACGGGGCCCCAAGGCGCAGCGCCCTCCTCCAAGGCAGGCGGCCAAAATCAGtaagagaggagcagatgggagCGCCTGGCCGCGCTGCCTCCGTGCTAAATCCAGCAGGACCTGCTGGTTTTCCCCGGCTGGGCTCAGAGCTGCGGCAGGGAAGCTGCTGGTCCAGGCCTGAGCCTGCAACCGCAGCCCCGGGCCGGCCCGGAGCGCTGCCTGTCACGGCGTGAGCGGGGATCACCCCAGCATGCGAGAACAGCCCTGCTCCCCGCCAaactggccctggccctggccccggccccagccccagccccagccccggcgggcgcccggcTGGGCATGTGGGTTTGCTGCGTGGACAGCGAGCGCTCGGCAGCTTCTGCCGGCCGACAGCAAGCAAACAGCAAAATCCCCGCGTCAGCTAAACCCCCACCTGGCATTCATAAATTACAGAGCAGGCGACGGTCACCCTTGAACCAGATGCTTTTGAGAGCCTCTACGACAACGGGCAATTTAGGGCAAAGCCAGCCAAATCCCCGGGGCCCCGCTGTGCTTTGGTGGCTCAGCCAGGCCGGGGAGGAGGAGCGCAGCACCCGACCTGGCCCCGGACccccaggagcagccctggcGGGTGTCCCCAGCCCCGTGCTGTGGTGGGTCCCCAGCACCCCGGCTGCGTGGGGCTGCGGGTCAGCCCCGGGCTCACCACTGGCCCCGGCTCGCCGGTGTTGCACAAAACCTCCATGGCGTGGTATTCGGAGTCAGTGCTCTCGTCTCCTCCAAGCTGCTCTGGCTAAATCAAATTTTATTGAACTTGACTACATTTTAGAGATAAAGACTCCAGgtttacaaataaatatttaacaacCTTTCCTGCTGCTAAAAGAGTTGCTTATCCAGACCCCGGGCTCTGCACTAAGTGTTCCTGTAGCTATCtgcaaagcagcaaaacaaaggcagaagCTTTAATTTGCCAGACACGTTCGTGCCTATTTCCTCCTCGCTCCATCATTCCCTCCGCGTCCAACATGCATTTGTGGGCCCTGGTTCTTTGTCTTGCTCTCTCTCGctcgctctttctctccctccctgacctgctcctccctcctcctcttttcccACGCAAGCTCCGAAGCCCAGAAGTCAGCAATAGCTGCCGGGCTCCCCAGGGCACACGGGGGACAGCTGGGCGAGAGGGCCCAGGGCATGTAGCATGGAGGAAGCCCGTTCCCTTGTGGTGGCCGGGCCCTTCGCCGCTCCCTCAGCCCCGCTCTCGCGCCCCAGGCAGGGGCGGCGCTAGCCCAATCCTGCTCCAAGCGCTGCTGTTCGAGGCGGAGGTGGTCAGAGGTTTCCTTTGCCTCTGGTCTCCTCTTTTGTCCTTCAAGTGTTGCTGCCGATTCCCGCTGCTATTGCTGCGCAGCTCTTCCCTGCACCACGCTGCTTCACGTAAGGGAAAAGAACCCAAAATGCGAGATGCTAAAGTAAGCCCTGTGCACGCTGCAGACTTGCTGCAGGGAATAAGGACTGGACAACGGGAGGCACAGCGCTGCTCCGTGGCTCAACCAGCAGCCAGAGCCGCTGGGCTTGGGCACTCCTTGGGTTAGTGACCTGAGAGCCTGCCTTGCTCCCTATGGTTCTGGTTTGCCCCTTCCCTTCGCTCTGTGTTTTAGGCTGTCAGGGCCCTTTTTAGCCTGCGCAGCACCATGAGAGTGTCTTGGCGGCTCATGGAAATCCACCATCTTCCATAGGGCCTTCATTAACAGCTGGGCTGTTAACGAAGGGCGTGAAACCCggctgctgcagtgcaaagggtTGGTCTTCCTTggggtcctgtgtcctgtccTGGTCTCCCTGGCTTGAAACCCTCCAGAAGCAGCATGAGGGGAGTTGAGAAGGGTGGAGAAAATGGTTAGTGGCTCAAAAGGGTTCCTTGAGGAGCGAGAGCCAGCCACAAGTGGCTGGGGTCACGGGCTCCCTCTCATCCATGCGCTTGCACAATTATCCAGCGGGGAAATTTTGTTCTGGCTGCTGAAGTTTTTGCTGCTGTGAGGCGGGAGCCTGAAATAGGTGCGCCGCAACCTGATCCGCCGTGGCAGTTGctctgaggctggagaagagcacTGAGACATATCTGAGATGCAAATCCCCTTCCGGCACTCTGAGCCTGGCTGGCACCAGACACCCCGCTGTTCTCGCCCCGCGGCAGCACCGCCGCGCAAGCACGACCTTCTCGTGGCCCCGGGCTCTGCCATGCAGTATGCTGCGCCCCACTGTGTCACGCTGGTTAAGTCGGGGAAGCATCAAGCCAAATGACGCAGGAGAGCAGAGTAAAAGGGGAGGGAAGGTGGCGTGGAGCAGGGCGCTGAGGTGGGCTGTGGGACCAGCAAGTTGGAAGAGATGCTTTGGGTGGTCGTCTGCTGGTTTAGCTCCGGGCTGCTCCCTGTTGGGGAACCCCAGCTGTGAATCTGTTCACCTCCATGAAGGGATGGATGTGAGGAGTGGGGAGATGAGCAATGATGGCCCAGAGCCAACCTTGGGAGAGGTTTGCAGCCCCGGAGGGCAGGGGCAAGTTCTAGGTTCAGGGAGGTGGGATGGAGACCTCGGCCGTCTCTGCAGGATGCTgaagctcagagctttttgctgAGGCCACTTGTCTCTGTGCTAGTGCTGCTTGCCCTCCACACACTTTTGCTCCctcatttttaaaggcttttcgCTCTCTTTCTGGCTGCACATGCTTCAGTGACCCATCAGCAAAGAAAACATCCTGACAAGTGATCAATAAGTAATTGCAAAGGCAGCTGTGGGTGCCTCAGGTGTAAAGCCCTGAGATAGCAAGAGATAAATGAGAACTGTAAGGGTGCAGAGCACCGTGGAGCTGGGCGCtgagccagccctgctcccctacGCATTGAGCGAGGGGCCTGCGATGCGGGCTGGCCCCCACTGCCCAAGCGAGCGTCATTTGTCAGTTTGACATTTTCCATGTCAGGCAAGTGGGAAGAGGTTGGGagtttttctgctttcaaagacaaagagcaggagagcttggttCACTGGGGGAACATCTCCCAACGGTTGGTCTAGAGGCTCCATCACTTGAGTCACCTCAGACAAGGTCAGCAGGAGACCAGGAGGGGGATGTCTTCCTGGGACGGGCTGGAAAGGACATGGACCAGCTGGTTGAGTagggtttttctccttttttctccagCACGTCTCCCTGGGACTCCTGGGACTGGGTCACCTGGACATTTTAGTGGGCACTCGAGTGCTGAGAAGTGCTGTGGAGAAGAGGCATGGCTGCAGCCCAGGCTTCAGCACAGCATGAGGGGCTCTGTAAATGTTTCTCTCCCCAGTCTGCAGCTGTGCAAGAAGGATGGAAAAAACCTCAGCCTTCTCTAAGGGCTATGGAAACATTTGCACCGAGGAGGTGAAAGAAAGGTCAAAAGAGTGTCTTCTGGGAGAGCTGCCAGGATCAAGATGGCGTTGCAGAGGCATACTCCACGCTCGGCCCAATGTGCCCACAGCCAGCCGGGCATCTCGCAGTGAGGCCTTTCCTGAGGCAGCTCCCGCAAACATCCCTTCTGGGGAGCGCGGTGAACCTGCAGCtgccagagccccagccatggTCCCGTTCCTGCAGACACTGAAGAAAACTGCCTTCTTCTCCCGGCACAGCCCACTTGCGGCTGGGAACCATCCTTTCTCTTTGCACTTGAGGGAAGATTTGCTTCCTGAGCTAGGAAAGGGTTATCTGGAGCAACGCACCCTCGCTCTGCACCGCGGCGCTCGTGGGGGACCAGGTCGGTGCAACCAGCTCATGGTTTGGCTTTCCCGTGGGCAGGGGCTCCGGCAGCACCTGGGCTGCTCCTCCTGAGCATCCCGggagagctgcaggcagcaggcgcGGGAGTTGCCGGCGGGACTCCCCCATGCACTCATTCATGGTCGCTTCGGCCTCGAGGCCTGGGAGCAGCCAGGATGCCGATGGCCTTGCAGGAGCGGGGTGATGGAGCCGCTTGCTGAGGCGCGTCGGGCTGGGCGCTGCCGCACGGACCGGCAGCTCCGCGCGTGGctccgccgcgggccgggcacaGCCGGGCCGGCTCAGCCCGCTATCACGTTTCTGCTGAATCAGCCGGAGCGCAGCGGTAGGGCGCGCGTGCCAGGTCCCTGCTCTTGTGTCAGCGGCAGGACAACACCTGATCTGGCACGAACGTGGCTGCTACAAAGTCACCCCGCTGCCAGCGCGCGTTTCCTCCGAGTCGGGTGCAGCTGGCACGTCCGTACGCTGCAGCCTGGCAGGGGTGGCCGCGGGCGACTGGGGCCAGCCGCCGCCGGGGGACAACCGCCTTCCTCTCGAGCTGTCCGCCGCCGCCAAAGCATTTCCGACACCACCGCATCCCCGGAAGCAGTGCCTGGCGCCGGGCTGGGGCGGCCGCCAGCCCTCCGGCGGCTCTGGGACGCGAACCCCGTGACAGCCCCGGTCTCGGCCACCGTGTCACCCCACTTGCTGCTGGCTCGCTGAGGCCGAAACCCCGGCTCCACGCGCCGCGCAGCCACGGCAAGCGGGGGCCGGCGAGCGCATCCTCCGGCTCCGGCAGGACGGCATGACGTTGCTTGCAAAGACCATGGGCACGTTTCTCATGTTGAATGTAAAAGGTCAGACTGTACTTGTGGCACCGCTTCTGTTCCCACACCACGCTCCCGAGCAGCGCAATACCCTGTTAATTCTGGAAAAGCACAAGGACTATCCGGAGCACTGCATCCTCCCTGGAAACCCACCTCCAGGATAATAGTGCCAGGACTTGAGAGACCATAAACTCAGCAGCTTTGCTGACTCCAGGGAAACCTGCTGATTTACCTCTGCTTAGGACCGGCCTGGATATTTTTATACTACCTAAAATAGGCAGCCTCATAAGCCTTCGCACAACGGCAGCGCCGCAACTGCCGAGCAGCGCGGAGAAGACGGCTTTGGGATAAcccagcagcagtgctggctgcGCGGCGCCAGCCAAGGAGCCGGGCACCCCGTGGCCGCCAGGAAGCACGGCCCCGGCTGGCGGGACGCGGCGCCCCGTGGCACCCCGCGGCCCGGCTGCCGAGGCGAGGGCGGCTCGGGGCGCCGGTGTCGGAGCGCGGGGCGGACCCTGCCCCAGTAGCTGCACCGCTGCATTTCCAAGCGCTGCCGGAGACGAAAGGCCCCAGCGCTCTCCATCTATCTCCTCTCAGGACTCTCTCCCGCCAGCCAGATCTCTATCTCTCTCCCCGATATTATTAAGTTTAGTTCGCGTAATAACAAAAATACTGCCGCAGGAATttgcagaaagagagaagcagagaaaaaaaggaagcagaagaaaGCATGAGCGATGGAGAATGCGGGGAGAGAGATTCCTCTTCCCAGCCTGGCTTTCTTTGTGCCGGTTTTACatgtatattctttttttctttccccctttctcgcttgtttgattttttgcattatttatggCTTGTCTTCAGGGCCTGTATTTCTTGTTATTGTTTCATTCAACAATAAAATAGATTAGATAAAAACAaactgcgctgagccctggctgAGCCTGCCTGTCCTTCAGCCGGCAGCACCCACGGTGCCCGGGCAGAGCGGGACGTGGGGATGTgcagccgtgccgtgccggggcgcGTGGGCTCATGCCACCACCTCACCTGCCCTTTGCAGCCCCAAACCTCCTGCACGGGGAGGCAgcgcttgattttttttttggaattccTGTTTTTTTTGGGGGCACTTCCATTGCAAAGGACAACCAGGCTGAGGACGAGCCAGTTTAACGAACGGCAGCGCCGAGAGCAGCCCAAGGACGGGGGTTCCTGGAGCAAACCGCGCCTCCAGCCAAGCGCCGGCGCGCGGCCGCCGTGGCACGCAGCGCTGGggcacagcacggcacagcacggcacggcgggGAATCACGGCTGTCATCGCGACGTGTGCGGCGaggagccttccccggcccggcgtGGGCAGCGAGGTGGCCCCAGCTCGccgtgcaagggggggggggggggggggggggggttccacgTGCTGCAGCGTGCCGAGGCCGGGCGAGCCCAGCGCGGAGGAGGCAGAGCCTCCGCGAGCGCTCAGACTTCGCGAGTCACCTCCGGGTTGTCTCCAAGGTCTCAATGAGTTGTTCCCCATTTCACACGTGACATCTCCAGTCTAAACAATGAGCTGAAAGAATAGATCACgtcaaaatatttctgcttctccCTCCTACGAGAATTCCCCATTGGAGACCAATCCAATTAAGGTGCTGGTTACAAAATTAACCATAATTACAAGAGAGATATTTAATGTTTTGCATTCTGATGAAGAAAcagaatggaaattaaaaaaattatatattatatatatatatatatgggtccTACCAAGATGTCAAAGAGCAACGCAGGCGaggccgggaggaggaggcgacggCGGAGGCCGGGAAAGGGCTGGTGGCGGGGGAGCGAGGGGACGTGCCGAGCGGAGAAGGGCCAGCGCCGCAGCCGACGGTGCAGCCGGGGGACCCAGCCAGCCCCAAAGGGGCAGCGCCGGCCGAGGCCGAGCCCCGCGGGAGGCGCAGGGGCGGTGGGGTGTCGCTCGCGGCGGCGTGCCTAGCTAAGGAAGCGCGTGTGCCGGGGAGAGGCTGTGCCCCCTTCTCTGCCGGGCAGCGGCAGGCTCCCACCCCGCGCGGGCGCCGAGCCCGCGGCCGGCCGCTCTCCCCGCAGCGGTGCGAGGCACCCGCCCGGCGTGAGCCGCCACGCCACACCGCGCGCGGGATCTCCCTGCCGCTGGCTTCCCCGGCCCCTGCCATGCCAGCGGCACTGGGACACCTGGGCCTGTTCCCAAGCCTGGGAGAGCCTTTCCCAGCTAGGCATGGCCCTCTCCCACGCTCCTGCGCTCCACGGGGGTCTCCGAAAGCCTGCGGAAGTTGAATATCGGGGATCGCTAGGACAGGACCAGAGAAACGAGGAGAAGGCATCTGCCCAGGTGGCCCCTGCATGTGTGACCCTGCGCACAGCCCTGGCTCCCGCATCGCCGacagcctggagcagagcagaggagggtaACAAGACAGTCCGTGGTGGAAACGGCTTCGGCACGAGGGACAGCGGCAGGAACTAGAACCCTGGGAAGAGAGATGTTTATGGTGGGACGAACGAGCGATGGTCGTGAAACCCTAATGGGGGCTGGAGATGTCGGGTGGGGATAGAAGTGCTGAGGGGCACCCAAAGGACTGGTGGCAGGTTCAACCCAAGCATGGGGACGTCCCTCCACACGTGCAGCGAAGCCCTTGCTGCAGGATGCTGCGGGCTCCACGAAGCTAACTAACTAACCGGCTTATAAAGGCagacaaaaaaaattatggaagaaAACG
This Apteryx mantelli isolate bAptMan1 chromosome 15, bAptMan1.hap1, whole genome shotgun sequence DNA region includes the following protein-coding sequences:
- the LINGO1 gene encoding leucine-rich repeat and immunoglobulin-like domain-containing nogo receptor-interacting protein 1 isoform X1 codes for the protein MQVRDRMIAGEASMRSPILACWQPILLLMLGSILSGSATGCPPRCECSAQERSVLCHRKRFMVVPEGIPTETRLLDLGKNRIKTLNQDEFANYPHLEELELNENIISAIEPGAFNNLFNLRTLGLRSNRLKLIPLGVFTGLSNLTKLDISENKIVILLDYMFQDLYNLKSLEVGDNDLVYISHRAFSGLNSLEQLTLEKCNLTSIPTEALSHLHGLIVLRLRHLNINAIRDYSFKRLYRLKVLEISHWPYLDTMTSNCLYGLNLTSLSITHCNLTSIPYVSVRHLVYLRFLNLSYNPIVTIEGSMLHDLLRLQEIQLVGGQLTMVEPFAFRGLNYLRILNVSGNLLTTLEESAFHSVGNLETLILDNNPLACDCRLLWVFRRRWRLNFNKQQPTCSTPEFVQGKEFKDFPDVLLPNYFTCRRARIRDRKPQQIFVDEGHTVHFVCRADGDPPPTIMWLSPRKHLISTKTNGRLTVFPDGTLEVRYAQIQDNGTYLCIASNAGGNDTMLAHLHVRSYSPDWPHQPNKTFAFISNQPNESDANSTRATVPFPFDIKTLIIATTMGFISFLGVVLFCLVLLFLWSRGKGNTKHNIEIEYVPRKSDAGISSADAPRKFNMKMI
- the LINGO1 gene encoding leucine-rich repeat and immunoglobulin-like domain-containing nogo receptor-interacting protein 1 isoform X2, which gives rise to MIAGEASMRSPILACWQPILLLMLGSILSGSATGCPPRCECSAQERSVLCHRKRFMVVPEGIPTETRLLDLGKNRIKTLNQDEFANYPHLEELELNENIISAIEPGAFNNLFNLRTLGLRSNRLKLIPLGVFTGLSNLTKLDISENKIVILLDYMFQDLYNLKSLEVGDNDLVYISHRAFSGLNSLEQLTLEKCNLTSIPTEALSHLHGLIVLRLRHLNINAIRDYSFKRLYRLKVLEISHWPYLDTMTSNCLYGLNLTSLSITHCNLTSIPYVSVRHLVYLRFLNLSYNPIVTIEGSMLHDLLRLQEIQLVGGQLTMVEPFAFRGLNYLRILNVSGNLLTTLEESAFHSVGNLETLILDNNPLACDCRLLWVFRRRWRLNFNKQQPTCSTPEFVQGKEFKDFPDVLLPNYFTCRRARIRDRKPQQIFVDEGHTVHFVCRADGDPPPTIMWLSPRKHLISTKTNGRLTVFPDGTLEVRYAQIQDNGTYLCIASNAGGNDTMLAHLHVRSYSPDWPHQPNKTFAFISNQPNESDANSTRATVPFPFDIKTLIIATTMGFISFLGVVLFCLVLLFLWSRGKGNTKHNIEIEYVPRKSDAGISSADAPRKFNMKMI